In Flavobacteriales bacterium, the genomic stretch TTGTCGAAACTTTTGAAGATGTGACTCAAAAGAAACTTAACTACACAATTGGAAATAGACGCCCTGGAGATGTCGTTGAGATTTATTCTGACAACACCAAAATTGTAAAAGAACTAAACTGGACACCCAAGTATACACTACGTGACGCCCTTAAAGATGCTTGGAATTGGCAAAAGAAAATGCAAAATGATTAAAAAAAGGGCCTTACTAACATATTCATTTATATGCTTTTTAATTGGACTAAATTATGCTCAAGGGAGGATAATCGACCAAGTTAAAATAAGAGCTGATGATGCTGACAAAGAACGATTTGATAGAGTTGCAATCGATCTAAAAACAGATCACTGGCTCGAAACTCCTTCTGGTATAGAATCTGAACTATACTCAATAGGAATCTCAGCCTACTTGTACAAAGACATTCCTCTTTCCAAAAAAAGTAATTTTTCAATTGCCTATGGTATTGGACTTTCTTCTGACAACATCCATCACAACGGAACTTTTATTACTTCAACTAATACCCCAAACAACAATAGCTTCACTGAGCTTACTCCTTATAATGGTTTAAAGTATCGTATTAA encodes the following:
- a CDS encoding PorT family protein, with translation MIKKRALLTYSFICFLIGLNYAQGRIIDQVKIRADDADKERFDRVAIDLKTDHWLETPSGIESELYSIGISAYLYKDIPLSKKSNFSIAYGIGLSSDNIHHNGTFITSTNTPNNNSFTELTPYNGLKYRINKITLNYIEIPFELRFRTMNKSLEERRRFNFRLYPGFKAGYLMGNHTKFVSDQSKIKVYRTPNTLFYRYGPTLRIGFNKISFIAFYSLTGIFEEGKGSELNTFSVGVSWLRF